In Cryptomeria japonica chromosome 10, Sugi_1.0, whole genome shotgun sequence, a genomic segment contains:
- the LOC131029795 gene encoding VQ motif-containing protein 9, giving the protein MALMSRSMDGTGSSRGNRNNNNSNIPLGINRHSNKITKPLKRSGSGGAAALPPQQTSKQPPPPPVYNINKNDFRNVVQRLTGSPLPERYDPPPPPLLPAAAPAPPPSNPKPPNSRLQKIRPPPLSAVIPTSMPPQPLLRSPQFMNSVPPFFSPLPPLTPNDAVWAGNAVMESPVTRYMKYLQDQDSMAGGGGGGGGGGGGGVYNPSPQMRYGAPHLGLLPSPRRPPPPLPLPSPTSQFLLPSPLPSPGSFLNFPSPGPFPLNFFTQSPSGQFGFPGGAPSLPQSPLPSPGVLFALQSPSSGSFRLPSPRWREDRSFSFPDPDRRL; this is encoded by the coding sequence ATGGCACTTATGTCCCGGTCAATGGACGGAACAGGGAGTAGCAGGGGCAACAGAAATAACAACAATAGCAACATTCCATTGGGGATTAACAGGCACAGCAACAAGATCACCAAGCCGCTCAAGCGCAGCGGCAGTGGCGGGGCGGCGGCTTTGCCGCCGCAGCAGACCAGCAAGCAACCTCCGCCGCCTCCTGTTTACAATATCAACAAGAATGATTTCCGTAACGTTGTGCAGCGATTAACGGGGTCGCCGCTCCCGGAGCGCTACGATCCGCCGCCGCCGCCCCTTCTTCCAGCCGCTGCGCCAGCGCCGCCGCCGTCCAATCCTAAACCGCCCAATTCGCGGCTGCAGAAAATACGCCCCCCGCCCTTGAGTGCCGTAATCCCGACGTCCATGCCGCCACAGCCGCTGCTGAGATCGCCGCAGTTTATGAACTCGGTGCCGCCTTTCTTCTCTCCGCTTCCGCCGCTAACCCCAAACGACGCTGTTTGGGCAGGAAATGCAGTCATGGAGAGTCCTGTCACTCGCTACATGAAGTATTTGCAGGACCAGGACTCTATGGCTGGCGGTGGCGGAGGCGGTGGCGGTGGTGGAGGCGGTGGAGTTTATAATCCGTCGCCGCAGATGCGCTACGGCGCTCCTCATCTGGGTCTTCTGCCGTCTCCTCGCCGGCCTCCTCCGCCGCTGCCCTTGCCTTCGCCCACCTCGCAGTTCCTTTTGCCCTCGCCGCTACCCTCGCCGGGATCATTTTTGAATTTCCCTTCGCCAGGgccttttcctttgaatttcttcacaCAGTCGCCTTCCGGGCAGTTTGGATTCCCCGGTGGAGCACCCTCGCTGCCACAGTCACCGTTGCCCTCGCCCGGTGTGTTGTTTGCGTTGCAGTCCCCATCAAGTGGCTCGTTTCGGCTGCCTAGTCCCCGCTGGAGAGAAGATAGGTCCTTCAGTTTTCCAGATCCAGACCGTCGCCTTTAA